Proteins from a genomic interval of Limisphaera ngatamarikiensis:
- a CDS encoding MBL fold metallo-hydrolase: MRVTVFGAAGEVTGSAYLVETGRARVLVDFGLFQGHGRAEKRNRIPAGLDPRRLDAVLVTHAHLDHVGRLPLLARDGYEGPVYAHPVTVELAGLVLRDAAKVQAHDIARLNRKRMRAGKPLLEPLYGEAEVEAALKLFRPVEYGVWTEVGPGVRARWVNAGHMLGSGSIELVAETAGGPRRVVFSGDVGPPGLALVPDPEEPAPGQVVFLESTYGDRDNKSPAETLAEFRAIIEDAVERRARVLVPAFAIGRTQQILYHLDELFCAGVVKPFPVYLDSPMAIEATEIYARHPDLFDAEARALQQSCELVRTHRHVIPCPTAEDSMRLNEVPGPCLIMAGSGMCTGGRILHHLKHGLWRPETVVMFVGYQVEGSLGRQLVDGARRVRIFGEEIAVRARIHTLNGFSAHAGQTALLRWLEPLTRVRPRVVLTHGEPRGREPLAARILSRFGLEALRPEFGESIEW; the protein is encoded by the coding sequence ATGAGAGTCACGGTGTTTGGCGCGGCGGGGGAGGTGACCGGCTCGGCCTATCTGGTGGAGACGGGACGGGCCCGGGTGTTGGTGGACTTCGGCCTGTTTCAGGGGCATGGGCGGGCGGAGAAGAGGAACCGAATTCCCGCCGGCCTGGATCCGCGGCGGTTGGACGCGGTACTGGTCACGCATGCGCACCTGGACCATGTGGGGCGGCTGCCGTTGCTGGCGCGGGATGGTTACGAGGGGCCGGTGTACGCGCATCCGGTGACGGTGGAGCTGGCCGGTCTGGTGTTGAGGGATGCTGCGAAGGTCCAGGCCCACGACATTGCCCGGCTCAATCGGAAACGCATGCGGGCGGGCAAGCCCCTGCTGGAGCCGTTGTACGGGGAGGCGGAGGTCGAGGCTGCACTAAAGCTGTTTCGGCCGGTGGAGTACGGTGTGTGGACGGAGGTGGGTCCCGGCGTGCGAGCGCGGTGGGTGAACGCCGGACACATGCTGGGATCCGGCAGCATTGAGTTGGTGGCCGAAACGGCCGGGGGACCACGGCGGGTGGTGTTTTCCGGGGACGTGGGTCCGCCCGGGTTGGCGTTGGTGCCGGATCCGGAGGAACCGGCGCCGGGCCAGGTGGTCTTTTTGGAATCCACCTACGGGGATCGCGACAACAAATCGCCGGCGGAGACGCTGGCGGAGTTTCGCGCCATCATCGAGGATGCGGTGGAGCGGAGGGCGCGGGTGCTGGTGCCGGCGTTTGCCATCGGGCGGACGCAGCAGATCCTGTATCACCTGGACGAGCTGTTTTGCGCGGGCGTGGTGAAACCGTTTCCGGTTTACCTGGACAGTCCGATGGCCATTGAGGCCACGGAGATCTACGCGCGGCATCCGGACCTGTTTGATGCCGAGGCGCGCGCGCTGCAGCAGTCGTGTGAACTGGTTCGGACCCATCGGCATGTGATTCCGTGTCCGACGGCGGAGGATTCCATGCGGCTGAATGAGGTGCCGGGACCGTGTCTGATCATGGCCGGCTCGGGCATGTGTACCGGGGGCCGGATCCTGCATCATTTGAAGCATGGTTTGTGGCGGCCGGAGACGGTGGTGATGTTTGTGGGGTATCAGGTGGAGGGGTCGTTGGGGCGGCAATTGGTGGACGGGGCACGGCGGGTCCGGATTTTCGGGGAGGAAATTGCCGTTCGTGCGCGGATTCACACATTGAACGGGTTCAGCGCACATGCGGGGCAAACGGCGTTGTTGCGGTGGTTGGAGCCGCTGACCCGGGTGCGCCCGCGGGTGGTGTTGACGCATGGGGAACCCCGGGGCCGCGAACCCCTGGCGGCGCGGATTTTGTCGAGGTTTGGTCTGGAGGCTTTGCGGCCCGAGTTTGGCGAGAGCATTGAATGGTGA
- a CDS encoding SLC13 family permease: MDPEQSRENARGLLPVWDRYRRWVGWILGPVTGLGLWLWPVPELSVEAHRLLAVWGLVMVLWLTEALPLGATALLAACLCVVLGVGDARTVFRSFGHPVLFLFVGSFLLAAGMMRHGLSRRLAIGLLGLPGVAERPGRLLAAFALACGALSMWVSNTSTAAMLFPMALAVITEWERRERGAVAGRGSASPASSLLLVVAFAASIGGMATPVGSPPNLIGLAFLREQAGVELSFLQWMVVALPVAAGLGGFLVGYFSRACRGWAGESRAGTAWVEELRKGLGPWTRAEKQVLAAFLATVVLWVFPGLVSLLAGTDAALYRWWTRHLPEEVCALLGALVLFALPVDWRRGEFALGWEEIRRVDWGTILLFGGGLALGEAAVATGLAPWLGQKLVEMLPAGNTFALTLLFTVMAVLLTEVTSNTATANVVVPMALAAAQAAGVTPVAPAMGACLGASLAFMLPVSTPPNALVYGSGRVRLGTMLRHGLVLDVVGIVLVVMVTVWWLPWVLRWVG, encoded by the coding sequence TTCTGGGGCCGGTGACCGGGTTGGGGTTATGGCTTTGGCCGGTGCCGGAGTTGTCGGTGGAGGCGCATCGGCTGCTGGCGGTGTGGGGGCTGGTGATGGTGTTGTGGCTGACGGAGGCGCTGCCGTTGGGGGCGACGGCGTTGTTGGCCGCCTGCCTGTGCGTGGTTTTGGGGGTGGGGGATGCACGCACGGTATTCCGGAGTTTCGGGCATCCGGTCCTGTTTTTGTTTGTGGGCAGTTTTTTGTTGGCGGCGGGGATGATGCGGCACGGGCTGAGCCGGCGGCTTGCGATCGGGTTGCTGGGGCTGCCGGGTGTGGCGGAGCGGCCGGGTCGGTTGCTGGCGGCGTTTGCCCTGGCGTGCGGGGCGTTGTCCATGTGGGTGTCCAACACCAGCACGGCCGCGATGTTGTTTCCCATGGCGCTGGCGGTGATCACGGAATGGGAACGCAGGGAGCGCGGGGCGGTGGCCGGGCGTGGGTCGGCCTCACCGGCCTCGTCGCTTTTGTTGGTGGTGGCGTTTGCGGCTTCGATTGGGGGAATGGCCACGCCGGTGGGCTCGCCGCCGAATCTGATCGGGCTGGCTTTTTTGCGGGAGCAGGCGGGTGTGGAGCTTTCGTTTTTGCAGTGGATGGTGGTGGCGTTGCCGGTTGCGGCGGGGCTGGGCGGGTTTTTGGTGGGGTATTTCTCCCGGGCGTGCAGGGGATGGGCGGGGGAAAGCCGCGCGGGCACAGCGTGGGTTGAGGAGCTGCGCAAGGGTCTGGGCCCCTGGACGCGCGCGGAGAAACAGGTGCTGGCGGCTTTTTTGGCCACGGTGGTGCTGTGGGTCTTCCCCGGGCTGGTGAGCCTGCTGGCCGGGACGGACGCGGCGTTGTACCGGTGGTGGACGCGGCATTTGCCGGAGGAAGTATGTGCGTTGCTGGGGGCGTTGGTGTTGTTTGCGCTGCCGGTGGACTGGCGGAGGGGCGAATTTGCGCTGGGCTGGGAGGAAATTCGGCGGGTGGATTGGGGGACGATTCTGTTGTTTGGCGGCGGGCTGGCGTTGGGCGAGGCGGCGGTGGCGACGGGGTTGGCGCCGTGGCTGGGGCAGAAGCTGGTGGAGATGCTGCCGGCGGGGAACACGTTCGCGTTGACGTTGCTGTTTACGGTGATGGCGGTGTTGTTGACGGAGGTCACTTCGAACACGGCCACGGCGAATGTGGTGGTGCCCATGGCATTGGCGGCCGCGCAGGCTGCCGGTGTGACGCCCGTGGCGCCGGCGATGGGTGCGTGTTTGGGGGCGTCTCTGGCGTTCATGTTGCCCGTTTCGACGCCGCCCAACGCACTGGTCTACGGGTCGGGCAGGGTGCGGCTGGGCACAATGCTGCGGCACGGGTTGGTGTTGGACGTGGTGGGGATCGTGCTGGTGGTGATGGTGACGGTGTGGTGGCTGCCGTGGGTGTTGCGCTGGGTGGGTTGA